The Faecalibaculum rodentium genome segment TATCCTTCCATGACAGTCGATGAACTGCAAAAAAATCCGCACTGGCGGATTTTTTTACGGCTCTTATGATGGTGACAGCGTCTGTACCTTCCTCTCAGTACACGCCGTTCAAGTCGTCATTGGTCGGGTCAATGGTATATGTCTGGCCATTGATCTGGTACTGGTTCCAGGCGTGATTGCCGCCTTCCACCTTCCAGGCCGGAATGCCCACACTGTTGCACATATCGGCAAACATCTTCGCATACTGGTAACACTGCCCCTGACCGGTGGCTGTAAAGTACGGCATATAGGCGTTGTCCACCAGGACATACGTGCAGTTCCGGCACAGCCAGGCATCAATTTCCTGTACCAGGGTTTCATCGCTGACAGTCAGGTTGATGGAACCAAGGGCGTTTGCGACACCCTGGCGATAGCCGCCCCATGCGCTGTCTGCACTGGCCACGGCACTCTGGAGCCGGGCAGCGGATTCCGGCGTCAGTTCCAGATAGGCACCGTTTTCATCGGCCCCGTTGTAGTAGTATCCCCCGTCTGCCAGGCCGCAGTAGTCATATACCACTTCGCCAAGCGCCCAGTCTGCATCTGCGTCACTGCCGCTGTAATAGAGATATGCAGACCCGGACCGGATCTGAGACAGGAAGGAAGGCGTCAGCGCGAATTTCCACTCGGGACCCACACCGGATACATCGATTCCATGAGTCCGGACCAGAGAGCTGCTTGCGGCCGCTGCGGGCTGGTCAGTTCCGGCGTCTTTTTCGCCGGTGTCTGTCACTTCGGCCTTTGGATCAGCCCCGGTCTGGGCTGTATCTTC includes the following:
- a CDS encoding transglutaminase-like domain-containing protein, which translates into the protein MSMKEVDMMLKRLCSLIALAPLALASFAGMPAEARDKTMPEDPDITEFLALNQPDLEAVESFSQNTDKEQTETKTGADPKQDIEENKEDTAQTGADPKAEVTDTGEKDAGTDQPAAAASSSLVRTHGIDVSGVGPEWKFALTPSFLSQIRSGSAYLYYSGSDADADWALGEVVYDYCGLADGGYYYNGADENGAYLELTPESAARLQSAVASADSAWGGYRQGVANALGSINLTVSDETLVQEIDAWLCRNCTYVLVDNAYMPYFTATGQGQCYQYAKMFADMCNSVGIPAWKVEGGNHAWNQYQINGQTYTIDPTNDDLNGVY